In Silene latifolia isolate original U9 population chromosome X, ASM4854445v1, whole genome shotgun sequence, the following proteins share a genomic window:
- the LOC141617066 gene encoding uncharacterized protein LOC141617066, protein MQIPSLRIAIQEELTEDENDKLRLAELEALDEKRLDAQQKLQCYQVRLSRAFNKKVHPRSFQLGDLVLAIRRPIITSHKPVGKFTSKWDGPYMVQEVYTNGAYKIADEDGVLIGPINGKFLKRYYS, encoded by the coding sequence ATGCAGATCCCATCCTTACGCATTGCTATTCAAGAGGAACTTACAGAGGATGAAAATGACAAGTTGCGTTTAGCAGAGTTAGAGGCACTCGATGAAAAAAGACTAGATGCCCAACAGAAGCTCCAATGTTATCAAGTAAGGTTGTCGcgagcattcaacaaaaaagtaCATCCTCGTTCTTTTCAATTAGGAGACCTAGTCCTTGCAATACGAAGACCAATTATCACCTCTCACAAGCCAGTTGGTAAATTCACCTCAAAGTGGGATGGCCCGTATATGGTACAAGAAGTCTACACAAATGGCGCATATAAGATTGCGGATGAAGACGGTGTGCTCATAGGCCCAATAAATGGGAAATTTCTCAAACGTTACTACTCTTGA